Below is a window of Deltaproteobacteria bacterium DNA.
CCACCGTTCTTTCCGCCTCCACCCGGGGGATCGCGGGTCCGAAAGGGATCCCGGAACCCATCCAGAAGAAGCTTCAGGAGGTCTTCAAGGAGGCCATGATGACCAAGGAGCACATGGACAAGCTGGAGGGTGCCGGCATGCCGGTCAAGATCATGATAGGCGAGGAGTTTGTAAAATATTATTGGGAAAGCTTCAAAGTAGCCAAGAAATGGGTGGAGCACGTCCGCGGCAAGTAATCGGCGGCCAATATTATGGGCATCGGCTTGGGACCGGTGCCCTTATTCTCTTGGGGATGATGTTATCAACCTTGTCTTTCGATCTCTCTCTCTACCCGTTCAAACCGAAGCTTTTCTTCTCGCAACGCCTGATGGGCTTCCTCCAGAGTTACTGATTGGAAACGCAAGTTTTCCCCGGGCATGACTTGGGCCAGGCGGCCCAGATCCGCAGAGATCACATTGGCGATCTTGGTGTAACCTCCGGAAACCTGAGCATCCCAGAGCAAAAGGATAGGCAATCCATCTCCCGGAACCTGGATCGCCCCGCGGGCGATGGGCTCGGAGATGATATCCGAACCTTGCAGGTGCTCGATCGTTGGGCCCTCCAATCTATACCCCATACGGTCCGATTGGGAGTTCACCCGGTATGCCGATGAAAGAAACGTTTCCATTCCCTTCTGAGTAAAGCGATCATCCTGCGGGCCGAGGATCACCCGCAAGATATTTTTATTAGAAAAGATGGGGATCATTTCTTGTAAAATTTTTCTAAAGGGGATGGATTGCGTGACTGGGTTGGCGATTTCCAGGATCTCACCCGTTTGCAGTACATTGCCCATCAAGCCGCGAACGAAAACCGAACGGCTGCCTAAAAATTCCCTCCCAGAAAACCCCCCTTGAATCGCCAGGTAGGCTCGAAATCCTTCCTTCCTTGCCCGGAAGGCCACCCGCTCGCCTTCCCGCAGAGCCAAGGCCTGCCACATGGGTAAAGATTTTCCATTTAAGTTAGGTGAAAGATTTCCACCGGTCACGGCAATGATGAGATCATTTAGAGCCAGAAGTTCAAGCCGGAAAAGGGTGATTTCCAAAAGGGCTGCGCCCGGAGGATTGCCAACGAGCAAATTGGCCACTTGGGCCGAAAAGCTATCAGCTACGCCTGAAGCTGGCGTACCATATTTCATATACCCTGGCCGGCCAAGATCTTGAATCGTGGTGAAGATGCCCGGATTGGAAACTTCAAAGGCTTTCATAGAAAATCCATCGCCAGCTTACCCTTAGCCTTCATGGCCTCTTCTTCAGCCACCGGTATAAACTGAATTTCATCTCCCGATAAAAAAGGAACGGGGGGAAAAAGATGGGGGGTATAAAGGTTGACAAAAGTTCGTCCAATATAATTGAAGCCGGAAGGTTGATCCGTTGAAATCGCATTCGCCTGCCCGCCAGCCAGCCCCACCGAACCCGCGGGCACGAGGGTCCGGGGAGTTGCCAGACGGGGGACCCGGAGTGATTCGGGAAGCCCCCCAAGATAAGCCAGGCCGCAGATAAACCCGATAAAATAAACCATAAAACGGGTTTCGGAAAACATTTGAATCACTTTTTCTGGTGAAAGATGCGTGGTTTCAGCGACCCGCTGGAGGTCAGGCCCATGTAATGCCCCATAAACTGTGGGTAATCGGAAAAATCGCCCAGGAGGAAGATCTATATTTTTAGCTTTTTTTATCCAAAAATATATTTTATTTTCTAAAGGCCGATATTCAATCTCCAGTGGATCATAGACCACCATCAGAGCCCGGTAAGCGGGCAAAACTTCTTTGATCCCCGGAAGTGCTTCGGATTCGATGGCCAACGCCAGGGAGCGCACGGACCGGTTGACCTCAGGATCAATCCGGTTTTCAAACTCCACCAGGACCGCACTATCCCCCGAGGGGCGGATTTTAGGCCACATCTCCCTGTCCCCCGATCTCCCCATCTCCCTTAATTGCTCATCCACCCTCCATCCACAACGATGGTCTGCCCGGTTATATAACTGGAGGCATCGGAAGCCAGGAAGACGGCCACCCCTCCCAATTCCTCCGGATTTCCCCAGCGACCTAAGGGGATACGGCTGACAATGTCTTTATAACGTTCCTTATCCTTCTGGAGGGCTTCGGTTAAATCGGTAGTGAACCACCCGGGTCCAATGGCGTTCACCCGGATTCCGTATTGCGCCCAGCCATTGGCCAGG
It encodes the following:
- the pxpB gene encoding 5-oxoprolinase subunit PxpB, which produces MWPKIRPSGDSAVLVEFENRIDPEVNRSVRSLALAIESEALPGIKEVLPAYRALMVVYDPLEIEYRPLENKIYFWIKKAKNIDLPPGRFFRLPTVYGALHGPDLQRVAETTHLSPEKVIQMFSETRFMVYFIGFICGLAYLGGLPESLRVPRLATPRTLVPAGSVGLAGGQANAISTDQPSGFNYIGRTFVNLYTPHLFPPVPFLSGDEIQFIPVAEEEAMKAKGKLAMDFL
- a CDS encoding biotin-dependent carboxyltransferase family protein, which produces MKAFEVSNPGIFTTIQDLGRPGYMKYGTPASGVADSFSAQVANLLVGNPPGAALLEITLFRLELLALNDLIIAVTGGNLSPNLNGKSLPMWQALALREGERVAFRARKEGFRAYLAIQGGFSGREFLGSRSVFVRGLMGNVLQTGEILEIANPVTQSIPFRKILQEMIPIFSNKNILRVILGPQDDRFTQKGMETFLSSAYRVNSQSDRMGYRLEGPTIEHLQGSDIISEPIARGAIQVPGDGLPILLLWDAQVSGGYTKIANVISADLGRLAQVMPGENLRFQSVTLEEAHQALREEKLRFERVEREIERQG